CAGGGCGAGATCCATATCGCCGAACTGCAAAAAATGTCGATGAACGAACTCATCGAAGAAGCCCGCAAAGAAAATCTGGGCGAAGTCGCCGGCATCAAACGCCAAGAGCTGATCTTCCGCATTCTCAAAGAACGCGTGAAGATGAACGGCCTGATGTACGGCGAAGGGACGCTGGAGATCTTGCCGGATGGCTTCGGCTTTTTGCGCAGCCCGGATTACCACTATCTCTCTTGCCCGGATGATATTTACGTATCGCCGAGCCAGATTCGTCGCTTCGGCATGAAAACCGGGAGCGTCGTTTCAGGGCAGATTCGTCCGCCGAAAGAAAACGAACGCTATTTCGCGCTGCTGCGCGTCGAAGCGGTCAACTACCAAGATCCGAATATCGCCGCCAACAAGGTGCAATTCGACGATCTGACCCCGCTGCATCCCGACGACCGGATTCGGATGGAATCGGACGCCGACGAAGTCGCGACTCGCGTGATCGACCTGATCGTCCCGATCGGCTTCGGCCAACGTGGTTTGATCGTCAGTCCCCCGCGCGCCGGCAAGACCGTCTTGATGCAAAAGATGGCCAAAGCGGTATTGAAAAACTATCCCGAAGCCTACGTCATCATCTTGTTGATCGACGAACGCCCGGAAGAAGTGACCGACATGGAGCGTCAGGTCAAAGGCCCCAATTGCGAGGTCATCAGCTCTACCTTTGACGAACCGCCGTCGCGACACGTTCAAGTCTCTGAGATGGTGATCGAAAAGGCGAAGCGGATGGTCGAGTACGGCACCGACGTGGTGATCTTCCTCGACTCGATCACGCGTCTGGCTCGCGCCTGGAACTCAGAATGTCCTTCGTCGGGCAAGCTCCTTTCCGGCGGACTCGACGCCAACGCGCTGCAGCGTCCCAAACGCTTCCTCGGTTCGGCTCGCAAGGTCGAAGAAGGAGGTTCGCTGACGATCATCGCCACGGCGCTGGTCGACACCGGCAGCAAAATGGATGACGTGATCTTTGAAGAGTTCAAAGGAACCGGCAACCAAGAGATCGTCCTTGATCGCAAGTTGGTCGACCGCCGCGTTTGGCCCGCTATCGACATCAACGCCAGCGGCACGCGCCGCGAAGAAATGTTGATGGACCCGGAAGAATACAAGCGGGTCTGCATCTTGCGTCGCGTCCTGAATGACATGAATTCGCCCGACGCGATGGAGTTCTTGTTGTCTCGTTTGAGCAAAACGAAGACGAACGCCGAATTTCTGATGAGCATGAATACCAACCGCTAAGGGGCGTTTTCGCCCGCAAACGCTCTGACGCCCAGGCAAACTTCTGGGCGTCTTTTCGTTGGGCTCCGCAGCCTTTTTTCGTTCGGCGGTCTGCCGGCGCTCTCAAAGCGTCAAGTTTTTCTACAATGGATATCCCTACCAGCAATTTCCCGTTGAGGAATCGTTATTTTGGTCCGGATTTATCGCGGCGAGCCGCAGGGCGAAGCCGTACGCGTTGCGATCGTCGTCGCTCGCTACAATGAGACAATTACGGGGAAGCTCTGTGACGGCGCCCTGACCACTTTGGCGGCCAAAGGCGTCGCTGAAGATGCGGTCGAAGTCGCTTGGGTTCCCGGCGCATGGGAGCTGCCGGTTATCGCCGCGCGATTTGCACGGAGCGGGCAATTTCATGCGGTGATCTGCCTGGGCGCGGTCATCAAAGGGGAAACGACCCATGACCAGTACATCAACAGTCAGGTCAGCTCAACGCTGGGGCAGCTCGCCCTGGAATGCGAGATGCCGATCATGTTTGGCGTGCTGACCTGCAACACGCTCGAGCAGGCGCTGCATCGCGCCGGCGGCAATGTGGGAAACAAAGGGAGCGAAGCGGCGGAAGCGGCGCTCGAAATGGTCCACTTGATGAAACAGCTGCCGCGCGAAGAATAGCCTTCCTCAGCGACCAGGCGGATACTTACTTTTTTATGTCGAAACTCCATTCATGTCGAAACGCAGTCGAGTTCGTGAAGTTGTCCTGCAGATCCTCTATCAAGAGGATCTTAATCCCGAAGCCGACATCGGCGTCTCGGAGCGGTTTTTGCGTGGACGCTTGAAACATACCGAGGATCTGGTCGCGTTCGGCCGATCGTTGTTGGTCGGCGTGCGCCTGCACCGCAAAGCGATCGACGCCAAGATCGAAGCGTTCGCCGAGAATTGGAGCCTGGCGCGCATGGCGGTGACCGACCGCAACGTGTTGCGGATCGGCGCTTTTGAAATCTTATTTTCCGACACGCCCGACCGGGTCGCGATCAACGAGGCGGTCGAGTTGTCAAAGCGTTTCGGCAGCAAGCATTCGCCGCAGTTCGTCAACGGTCTGCTGGACCGCGTCTTAAAGTCGAAACAGACGGCCAGCTAAACGCGCGTACCGTCTGGTGAGAGAACGATCGGACCGTTGAGGTAAAAATGGGATTGTTTAATCCATTCAAAAAATCAGAAGAGCAACCGACGCCCCCGGTCGAAGAACAGCCCTCCGGCTTTTTCTCACGGCTCAAGCAAGGGCTCGTCAAAACGTCCCGGGTGCTCAACACCGACATCCGTGATCTTTTCAAACAAGAAGGGCGCCTGGTCGATGATGAGTTTTTGACCGAGCTCTTCGCGATTTTGGTTCGCACCGACATGGGCGTCGGCCCGGCCGGCAAGATTCGCGATCAGGTGAAAACCGACTTTCGCGGTCGCGTCGTCCATTTGTCCGAAGTCCTCGCCACGGTCAAAACCGAACTGGTCGCACTGATGCAGCAACCAGAGACCCCGATTCAATTCGCCGAGTCGGGCCCGACCGTCGTGATGGTCGTCGGCGTCAACGGCTCCGGCAAGACGACCTCGATCGCCAAATTGGCCGCCTATCTCAAGTCGCAAGGCAAAAGCGTCGTGCTGGGCGCCGGCGATACGTTTCGCGCCGCCGCGGTCGAGCAGCTGTCAATCTGGGCCGATCGCCTAGGGGTCGACATCGTCAAAGCAGAGCAGGGGAGCGACCCGGCGAGCGTCGCATTCAAAGCGGTTGATTTCGCGCTGCAAAACAACAAAGACGTCGTGATCTTAGATACCGCCGGTCGTTTGCAAACGCAGACGAACCTGATGAACGAATTGGACAAGATCCGCCGCGTCGCCGGTAAAAAGATCGAAGCCGCGCCGCACGAAGTCTTGTTGGTCCTCGACGCGACGGCCGGACAAAACGGCATCAGCCAGGCCAAGGGTTTCTCTGAAGCGGCCCAGTGCACCGGCATCATTCTGACCAAGCTGGATGGCACCGCCAAAGGAGGCGTCGTCGTCCCGATCCGCCAAACCTTCAACTTGCCGGTCAAGTACATCGGCGTGGGGGAAACGCCGGAAGACTTTGCGCTGTTCAATGCCGAACAGTTTGGCGACGCGCTGTTTGCGGACGCATTCTAAAAAGTGGATGGCAGGGTGGCGCCGTTCGGCGGCCTCGGCCGTGGGAACGGTTTGATAACGCTGGAGTGCAATTGCCGCACTCGGAATAAAGACACTGGAATTGCCCAGTCGCGCTTGAAGAAGGAATTGTTTGACGGTGTCGCCCCGCCGCATTCATTGCCACGCAAGGTCGTGGCAATGGGGCCCGCGTCAGTCAGATGCAGATATTGTGCAAGATTCTAACTAACAACGAAAATTCGATTCGTACTCAGACCGGAATCGAGCAGTGCAAAGCGGGCCCAAGCATCAAAGATGAGCCTGGCCCACTAAATCGGTCGTCGGGAAAGTGGATGCCCTAAGAAGGACGCACGTTCTCGGCGCAGGGGCCTTTGGGGCCTTGAGCTTCGGTGAAAGTTACATGCTGTCCTTCATGCAAGTCGTCGAAACTCACGCCTTGCAGAGCCTTGGAGTGAAAAAACAGGTCTTTGGAACCACCTGTGTTAATGAACCCAAAACCCTTGTC
The nucleotide sequence above comes from Blastopirellula sp. J2-11. Encoded proteins:
- the nusB gene encoding transcription antitermination factor NusB, giving the protein MSKRSRVREVVLQILYQEDLNPEADIGVSERFLRGRLKHTEDLVAFGRSLLVGVRLHRKAIDAKIEAFAENWSLARMAVTDRNVLRIGAFEILFSDTPDRVAINEAVELSKRFGSKHSPQFVNGLLDRVLKSKQTAS
- the rho gene encoding transcription termination factor Rho; translated protein: MPHRSSGTKNQNHDSRSGQPKFGAGILPESSNNHEPSARNPKSEGTDAVNELRRLDVDDDAEPMSLAEQLVSRSRRPQEEDADDQRYEKVKQGEIHIAELQKMSMNELIEEARKENLGEVAGIKRQELIFRILKERVKMNGLMYGEGTLEILPDGFGFLRSPDYHYLSCPDDIYVSPSQIRRFGMKTGSVVSGQIRPPKENERYFALLRVEAVNYQDPNIAANKVQFDDLTPLHPDDRIRMESDADEVATRVIDLIVPIGFGQRGLIVSPPRAGKTVLMQKMAKAVLKNYPEAYVIILLIDERPEEVTDMERQVKGPNCEVISSTFDEPPSRHVQVSEMVIEKAKRMVEYGTDVVIFLDSITRLARAWNSECPSSGKLLSGGLDANALQRPKRFLGSARKVEEGGSLTIIATALVDTGSKMDDVIFEEFKGTGNQEIVLDRKLVDRRVWPAIDINASGTRREEMLMDPEEYKRVCILRRVLNDMNSPDAMEFLLSRLSKTKTNAEFLMSMNTNR
- the ftsY gene encoding signal recognition particle-docking protein FtsY yields the protein MGLFNPFKKSEEQPTPPVEEQPSGFFSRLKQGLVKTSRVLNTDIRDLFKQEGRLVDDEFLTELFAILVRTDMGVGPAGKIRDQVKTDFRGRVVHLSEVLATVKTELVALMQQPETPIQFAESGPTVVMVVGVNGSGKTTSIAKLAAYLKSQGKSVVLGAGDTFRAAAVEQLSIWADRLGVDIVKAEQGSDPASVAFKAVDFALQNNKDVVILDTAGRLQTQTNLMNELDKIRRVAGKKIEAAPHEVLLVLDATAGQNGISQAKGFSEAAQCTGIILTKLDGTAKGGVVVPIRQTFNLPVKYIGVGETPEDFALFNAEQFGDALFADAF
- the ribH gene encoding 6,7-dimethyl-8-ribityllumazine synthase, which gives rise to MVRIYRGEPQGEAVRVAIVVARYNETITGKLCDGALTTLAAKGVAEDAVEVAWVPGAWELPVIAARFARSGQFHAVICLGAVIKGETTHDQYINSQVSSTLGQLALECEMPIMFGVLTCNTLEQALHRAGGNVGNKGSEAAEAALEMVHLMKQLPREE
- a CDS encoding cold-shock protein translates to MADGTIKKLTDKGFGFINTGGSKDLFFHSKALQGVSFDDLHEGQHVTFTEAQGPKGPCAENVRPS